A portion of the Etheostoma cragini isolate CJK2018 chromosome 13, CSU_Ecrag_1.0, whole genome shotgun sequence genome contains these proteins:
- the nova1 gene encoding RNA-binding protein Nova-1 isoform X2 — MEEGEYFLKVLIPSYAAGSIIGKGGQTIVQLQKETGATIKLSKSKDFYPGTTERVCLIQGTVEALNGVHNFIAEKVREMPQSAQKPEPVSILQPQTTVNPDRVKQAKLIVPNSTAGLIIGKGGATVKAVMEQSGAWVQLSQKPEGINLQERVVTISGEPEQNRKAVEIIVQKIQEDPQSSSCLNISYSNVSGPVANSNPTGSPYANTAEVMPNAAAAAATASSLLGQAGLTGMGAFPATMSTFSGNDLLAITSALNTLASYGYNTNTLGLGLNPAAASGVLAAVAASANPAAAAAANLLASYASDASGGAGHPAAGLGGFSLGSLAAATGASNGYLNASSPLMASSLLATEKLADGAKDVVEIAVPENLVGAILGKGGKTLVEYQELTGARIQISKKGEFIPGTRNRKVTITGSPAATQAAQYLISQRITYEQGVRATNPQKVG, encoded by the exons ATGG AGGAGGGTGAGTACTTCCTGAAGGTGCTGATCCCCAGCTATGCAGCCGGCTCTATAATTGGCAAGGGCGGCCAGACCATCGTACAACTGCAGAAAGAGACGGGTGCCACCATTAAGCTGTCCAAATCCAAAGACTTCTACCCAG GAACAACAGAGCGCGTCTGTCTGATACAGGGTACAGTTGAAGCTCTCAATGGTGTCCACAACTTTATTGCGGAGAAAGTCCGCGAGATGCCCCAGAGCGCCCAGAAACCTGAACCAGTCAGCATACTGCAGCCGCAGACCACCGTCAACCCCGACCGCGTCAAACAG GCCAAATTGATCGTGCCCAATAGCACAGCTGGGCTGATCATTGGCAAGGGCGGAGCCACAGTGAAAGCAGTGATGGAGCAGTCAGGGGCTTGGGTGCAGCTCTCCCAGAAGCCAGAGGGAATCAACCTCCAGGAGCGGGTGGTAACCATCAGTGGGGAACCCGAACAGAACCGCAAGGCTGTGGAAATCATAGTACAGAAGATCCAGGAGGACCCTCAGAGCAGCAGCTGCCTCAACATAAGCTATTCCAACGTCTCGGGCCCCGTGGCCAACTCCAATCCCACTGGCTCCCCCTACGCTAATACGGCCGAGGTGATGCCCAACGCAGCCGCGGCAGCTGCCACTGCCTCCAGCCTCCTGGGCCAGGCCGGCTTGACAGGAATGGGCGCCTTCCCCGCTACCATGTCCACCTTCTCCGGCAATGATCTGCTGGCCATCACCTCAGCCCTCAACACACTGGCCAGCTATGGCTACAACACTAACACCCTAGGTCTGGGCCTCAACCCTGCCGCTGCTTCCGGGGTCCTTGCTGCAGTGGCAGCTAGCGCTAACCCGGCCGCTGCGGCTGCGGCTAACCTTCTGGCCTCCTATGCTAGCGATGCCTCCGGTGGCGCTGGCCACCCCGCTGCAGGCCTCGGGGGCTTCTCCCTGGGTTCTCTAGCAGCTGCTACAGGGGCATCCAATGGTTACCTAAATGCTTCGTCCCCACTGATGGCCTCCTCCCTGTTGGCAACAGAGAAGCTGGCGGATGGGGCCAAGGACGTGGTTGAGATTGCTGTGCCCGAGAATCTGGTTGGCGCCATTTTGGGGAAAGGAGGGAAAACGCTGGTAGAGTACCAGGAGCTAACAGGAGCCCGCATCCAGATCTCCAAAAAGGGAGAGTTCATTCCTGGTACTCGGAACCGTAAAGTTACCATAACAGGGTCGCCGGCCGCCACGCAAGCAGCGCAGTATCTGATCAGCCAGAGGATCACTTACGAGCAGGGCGTGCGCGCTACCAACCCACAAAAGGTGGGCTAA